A region of Moorena producens PAL-8-15-08-1 DNA encodes the following proteins:
- a CDS encoding chloride channel protein → MTSETAEVLSVNQRTNQTEKSDRDNTPVKLAYIQLILCATGIGIAGGLVATSYYFVLEQCLHFVWHWFPEFLEPYFPTWLPSWNYVWIATTIGGFFVGLSLYFLGLPGEMALVIEKVHDPGRMEPRQTPGMIVTSLISITAGGSAGPEAPLVQINGSLGSWLGVKLKLAISHIRILTFCGMSAALGAFFGAPIGGALFALEIPHRRSLEYYEAIVPAIVASIFSFSVFRFGTGLDVGGIYRFNLFDTLPTLSWLNLIEGAFLGVAGGLAAIVFIYIFRFTKSWIKSIEHRHILLATLGGLSIGLIAVFFPQTLFFSEEQIETVIEQGPTLGVTMLLGIALAKMFAISFTLHGGFRGGFIFPLFFIGANLGLAISIALPGIHPTIAMLCLMAAVNVAVTKTPVSSTVILSVLSDTSILPIIAIASFASFLLTTNISLLKTQRSRSEEGLPVRA, encoded by the coding sequence ATGACATCAGAGACGGCTGAAGTATTATCAGTAAATCAAAGGACTAATCAGACGGAAAAATCAGATCGGGACAATACACCAGTCAAGCTAGCCTATATCCAACTAATCCTTTGCGCTACAGGGATTGGCATTGCTGGCGGATTAGTAGCAACTAGTTACTATTTTGTCCTAGAACAGTGTTTGCATTTTGTTTGGCATTGGTTTCCTGAATTTCTAGAACCCTATTTCCCGACTTGGCTACCCTCTTGGAATTATGTGTGGATTGCCACTACCATTGGTGGGTTTTTCGTGGGCTTATCCCTCTACTTCTTGGGGTTACCCGGTGAAATGGCCTTGGTGATTGAAAAAGTTCACGATCCAGGCAGGATGGAGCCTCGTCAAACTCCTGGCATGATTGTCACCTCTCTAATTTCCATCACCGCTGGCGGCAGTGCTGGGCCAGAAGCACCATTGGTACAGATTAATGGTAGCTTAGGTAGCTGGCTAGGAGTAAAGCTTAAACTAGCAATCAGCCATATCCGGATATTGACCTTCTGCGGGATGAGTGCTGCTCTTGGTGCCTTTTTTGGTGCGCCGATCGGGGGGGCATTGTTTGCCCTAGAAATTCCCCACCGCCGGAGTCTGGAATACTATGAAGCCATTGTACCAGCCATTGTCGCGTCAATTTTTAGCTTCTCTGTTTTCCGCTTTGGTACTGGCTTAGATGTGGGAGGAATTTACCGCTTTAACCTTTTTGATACGTTACCTACTCTGTCCTGGCTAAATTTAATTGAGGGTGCATTCCTCGGGGTTGCTGGTGGATTAGCTGCTATCGTGTTTATCTATATCTTTCGCTTTACCAAGTCTTGGATTAAATCGATTGAACATCGGCACATTTTGCTAGCTACACTAGGCGGATTATCGATCGGGTTGATTGCTGTATTCTTTCCCCAAACCCTATTTTTTAGTGAGGAGCAAATTGAAACAGTGATTGAACAAGGTCCCACTTTGGGGGTAACCATGTTACTGGGGATTGCCTTGGCAAAAATGTTTGCGATCAGTTTTACCCTCCACGGTGGGTTTAGAGGCGGATTTATCTTTCCTCTATTTTTCATCGGTGCTAATCTGGGTTTAGCTATTTCCATCGCCTTACCCGGAATTCACCCCACCATTGCTATGCTTTGCCTGATGGCAGCGGTGAATGTGGCGGTCACCAAAACACCGGTCAGTAGCACGGTTATTCTTAGCGTTCTGTCTGATACCTCGATTCTTCCAATTATTGCTATTGCTAGCTTTGCCAGTTTCTTGTTAACTACTAATATTTCTTTGCTGAAAACTCAGCGATCGCGTAGTGAGGAGGGTCTCCCAGTAAGGGCTTAA
- a CDS encoding GTP-binding protein, with protein MLTSLSGVNPMKSVRVVVTGTVGAGKSTFVRTASNVEAVEIERKATDEILLLKKKTTVAFDFGSLTFGKNLNVHIYGTPGQSRFDFMWDILIREAHAYIVLVPVHRPSSLNHSRELLLFMKERVNVPMIIGLTHMDCPGAMTSEEIIRTLGYSNPHNQPASVIVNPNQRTSVLEALVLLIDLLDC; from the coding sequence ATATTAACTAGTCTTAGTGGAGTAAATCCCATGAAAAGTGTCCGTGTGGTAGTAACCGGAACTGTAGGAGCTGGCAAATCTACTTTTGTGAGGACAGCGAGTAATGTTGAAGCTGTGGAAATAGAACGTAAAGCCACCGACGAAATACTTCTGCTAAAGAAAAAAACTACCGTTGCCTTTGACTTTGGTAGCCTTACCTTTGGTAAAAATCTAAATGTTCACATCTACGGTACTCCTGGTCAATCTCGCTTTGACTTCATGTGGGATATTTTAATTCGTGAAGCTCACGCCTACATCGTACTTGTGCCGGTTCATCGACCCAGCAGTTTAAACCACTCTCGTGAGCTTCTGCTGTTTATGAAAGAGCGAGTAAATGTTCCCATGATTATTGGTTTAACCCATATGGATTGTCCAGGGGCAATGACCTCAGAGGAGATTATCAGAACTCTCGGTTATAGCAACCCTCACAATCAACCCGCAAGTGTGATAGTTAATCCCAATCAGCGAACCTCAGTGCTTGAGGCTTTGGTGCTTTTGATCGATCTCCTAGATTGCTAG
- a CDS encoding saccharopine dehydrogenase family protein produces MTDQVLILGGKGRIGNSVAQDLLAHTQGKITITGRQGKLDLALPQQLQPPVQFLPLDLADQEGLKNAIASHNLVIHCAGPFLYRDATVLNTCIEQGVNYLDVSDNRAFTRKALAFREQATAAGVTAIVNSGIFPGISNSMVRHDVEQLDVAERIHLSYVVAGSGGAGVTVMRTTFLGLQEPFEAWIDNQWQTVKPYSLRETIQFPAPYGKAGVYWFDMPEALTLVDSFPVNTVITKFGSVPDFYNHLTWIAAHILPSSWLKNPAGIEFLSHVSHIMTDVSDRVSGVGVAIRSEVSGYKDGKSARASSTLVHENTAVAAGVGTGSIAELMLTGQLNKPGVWPVEQALSTPLFDQIIQSRGLEINTVEA; encoded by the coding sequence ATGACAGACCAGGTTTTAATCCTAGGAGGCAAAGGACGAATCGGGAACAGTGTAGCGCAAGACTTACTTGCCCATACTCAGGGGAAAATTACGATTACCGGACGTCAGGGTAAACTTGACCTAGCTTTGCCACAACAGTTACAGCCCCCCGTGCAGTTTCTCCCTCTAGACTTAGCTGATCAGGAGGGGTTAAAAAATGCGATCGCATCTCACAACCTAGTCATCCATTGTGCTGGTCCGTTTCTCTACCGAGACGCTACTGTCCTAAACACTTGCATCGAACAAGGGGTTAACTATCTCGATGTCAGTGACAACCGTGCTTTTACCCGTAAAGCCTTAGCCTTCCGTGAACAAGCTACTGCTGCTGGTGTCACCGCTATTGTGAATTCTGGCATTTTTCCTGGTATCTCCAATAGCATGGTGCGTCACGATGTGGAACAGTTAGATGTTGCAGAACGGATTCACCTCAGCTATGTAGTTGCGGGTTCTGGTGGTGCTGGAGTGACGGTAATGCGTACTACTTTCCTGGGATTGCAAGAACCCTTTGAAGCTTGGATTGATAATCAGTGGCAAACCGTGAAACCTTATAGCCTACGGGAAACCATCCAATTCCCTGCTCCCTATGGTAAAGCTGGTGTCTACTGGTTTGATATGCCAGAAGCCTTGACCTTAGTGGACTCATTCCCCGTTAACACCGTCATCACTAAATTTGGCTCAGTTCCCGATTTTTATAATCATCTTACCTGGATAGCTGCCCACATCTTACCCTCATCTTGGCTGAAAAATCCCGCTGGAATCGAGTTTTTGTCCCATGTCAGCCACATCATGACCGATGTAAGCGATCGCGTTAGTGGGGTTGGTGTTGCAATTCGCTCAGAGGTTAGTGGTTACAAAGATGGTAAATCAGCCCGTGCTAGCTCAACCTTAGTCCATGAGAATACTGCTGTCGCTGCTGGGGTGGGTACTGGTAGTATTGCGGAACTGATGCTTACTGGTCAACTGAATAAACCGGGAGTTTGGCCGGTGGAACAAGCCCTATCTACGCCGTTATTTGATCAAATTATACAAAGTCGAGGACTTGAGATTAATACTGTTGAAGCTTGA
- a CDS encoding roadblock/LC7 domain-containing protein encodes MAINSQKLGYILHNFVTSTADIQGAAVVTTDGLPLASSLPGEMDEERVSAMSAAMLSLGERIGSELARGDIDRIYVEGKEGFSVLTSCGEEAVFLVLASKAAKQGVLMLEIKRTLAELKPMLL; translated from the coding sequence ATGGCGATCAATTCTCAAAAATTGGGGTATATCCTGCATAATTTTGTGACATCCACTGCTGATATTCAAGGAGCAGCTGTAGTCACGACCGATGGTTTACCGTTAGCATCTAGTCTGCCTGGAGAAATGGATGAAGAACGGGTTTCAGCAATGTCTGCGGCTATGCTCTCCTTAGGTGAGCGAATTGGCTCAGAACTGGCTAGAGGAGACATCGACCGAATCTATGTTGAGGGTAAAGAGGGATTTAGCGTTTTGACCAGTTGTGGTGAAGAAGCAGTATTTCTGGTTCTAGCTAGTAAAGCAGCTAAGCAGGGCGTATTGATGTTAGAAATTAAACGAACTCTGGCTGAATTAAAACCAATGTTGCTATAG
- a CDS encoding protoglobin domain-containing protein yields MSLDPQEFMTKMEKRVKLTSEDKALLKSHADWGKEIASEMADHFYTYLGNDEEMDAIMKEKEGRMERLRVTFVQWFYEMFTGMDDWGQAYAERRWRIGLVHVKIGIGPQHVVPAMAIVVQAFTNRIKTDSKDEALRDALSRICMIDLAFIEQAYVEVSSAAVLRETGWTEGLFRRLISTGASSM; encoded by the coding sequence ATGAGCTTAGATCCCCAAGAATTTATGACCAAGATGGAAAAGCGTGTCAAGTTGACCAGTGAAGACAAAGCGCTTCTGAAATCACACGCAGATTGGGGAAAAGAAATTGCTTCTGAAATGGCAGACCATTTCTATACTTACTTAGGTAATGATGAAGAAATGGATGCCATTATGAAAGAGAAAGAAGGTCGTATGGAGCGCCTACGGGTAACCTTTGTGCAATGGTTTTACGAAATGTTCACTGGTATGGATGACTGGGGACAAGCCTATGCTGAACGTCGTTGGCGTATAGGTTTGGTACATGTGAAAATTGGTATCGGTCCTCAACATGTCGTCCCAGCAATGGCAATTGTAGTACAGGCATTTACTAACCGGATAAAAACTGATAGTAAAGATGAAGCCTTGCGGGATGCCCTCAGTCGGATCTGCATGATTGATTTAGCCTTTATTGAGCAAGCCTATGTAGAAGTGAGTTCGGCAGCGGTTCTCAGAGAAACTGGCTGGACAGAGGGTCTATTTAGACGTCTGATTAGTACTGGCGCTAGCTCTATGTAA
- a CDS encoding aminotransferase class IV, which translates to MSKPCFWYNAQLIEGNSLSVTIDEPGFIYGATVFTTLRVYHQSLDHPLTHWTNHCHRLQLSLQAFGWQQPDWEQLRQGAQSLITLYPVLRITLFPDGRELIMGRPLPANLAQWQEQGITAWVAESPSVKFHRCLPTHKTGNYLSPWLAKQMAQNMGALEGILVDNHGNWLETSTGNLWGWGDGQWWTPPVEAGILPGVMRSHLIEWLTCQNQRVCEEPWSPELVRQLDAIAYTNCVVEVVPIHRVIQGNSERVYDPLHPVFQDLRQVNY; encoded by the coding sequence ATGTCAAAACCTTGCTTCTGGTACAATGCCCAGCTAATTGAGGGTAACTCCCTGAGCGTGACTATTGATGAGCCAGGATTTATCTATGGCGCTACAGTTTTTACCACCTTACGAGTTTACCATCAGTCATTAGATCACCCACTAACCCATTGGACTAATCATTGCCATCGCCTCCAATTGAGTTTACAAGCATTTGGTTGGCAACAGCCGGATTGGGAGCAATTGCGCCAAGGAGCACAATCACTGATCACCCTTTACCCAGTGCTGAGAATTACCCTATTCCCCGATGGACGAGAATTGATTATGGGTCGTCCTCTGCCAGCCAATTTAGCCCAGTGGCAAGAACAGGGTATCACTGCTTGGGTAGCCGAGTCCCCCTCCGTAAAATTTCATCGCTGCTTACCTACTCACAAGACCGGGAATTACCTATCTCCATGGCTGGCGAAGCAAATGGCGCAAAATATGGGAGCACTCGAAGGGATTCTGGTAGATAATCACGGGAATTGGCTGGAAACTAGCACAGGTAACTTATGGGGATGGGGAGATGGTCAGTGGTGGACACCACCAGTGGAAGCTGGAATTTTACCAGGTGTGATGCGATCGCATTTAATTGAGTGGCTGACTTGCCAAAATCAGAGAGTTTGTGAGGAACCTTGGTCACCCGAGTTGGTAAGACAGTTGGATGCGATCGCATACACTAACTGCGTGGTGGAGGTTGTTCCCATTCACCGGGTGATTCAAGGAAATTCTGAACGAGTTTATGACCCACTACACCCAGTTTTCCAAGACTTACGTCAGGTTAACTATTAA
- the nrtS gene encoding nitrate/nitrite transporter NrtS produces the protein MPTALRVALVVGSVLFVINHGSAILQGQMNRERWISGGLTYIVPYLVNIHGQYTIRSLALGSKRKSRL, from the coding sequence ATGCCAACTGCACTGAGGGTGGCTTTGGTGGTTGGCTCAGTTCTGTTTGTGATCAATCATGGTTCTGCTATCCTACAAGGGCAGATGAATCGAGAGCGATGGATTTCAGGGGGTTTAACCTATATAGTTCCCTACTTGGTCAACATTCATGGTCAGTACACCATCCGTTCTCTGGCATTGGGCTCGAAGAGGAAAAGCAGACTCTAA
- a CDS encoding helix-turn-helix transcriptional regulator → MNTITNSLERANTQAQQLHKVFLQGILEGFIDGILILSTKGKILHANESARLLLDQLTPESKQSNLVPKQIWRICQALKYSFKSYHSQAVIIDSHLTTSQSTPVRIRVRWLKLELSKEPCILVTLEDQHQSIQNLVLAEVYHYGLTPREAEVWLLRRVNYSYKDIAAKLFITLSTVKKHMKNIHAKRKLTAVS, encoded by the coding sequence ATGAATACTATCACTAACTCTTTAGAAAGAGCCAATACTCAAGCACAACAGTTACATAAGGTTTTTTTACAAGGGATACTGGAAGGATTTATTGATGGCATTTTGATTCTGAGTACAAAAGGAAAGATACTTCATGCCAATGAATCTGCTCGCCTTCTGTTGGATCAACTCACACCAGAGAGTAAACAATCTAATTTGGTGCCTAAACAAATCTGGCGTATCTGCCAAGCTTTGAAATACAGTTTTAAGTCCTATCATTCTCAGGCAGTTATTATAGATTCTCATCTTACTACGAGTCAGTCAACTCCTGTTCGGATTCGAGTTCGATGGCTCAAATTAGAGTTATCCAAAGAGCCTTGTATTTTAGTTACTCTTGAAGACCAACATCAATCCATTCAAAATCTAGTGCTTGCAGAAGTTTACCACTATGGTTTAACTCCTCGTGAAGCAGAAGTCTGGTTACTGCGTCGAGTCAATTATTCCTATAAAGACATTGCCGCTAAGCTATTCATTACCCTCAGCACAGTGAAGAAGCACATGAAAAATATTCATGCTAAACGTAAGCTGACAGCCGTGAGCTAA